Proteins from a genomic interval of Tenacibaculum sp. SZ-18:
- a CDS encoding LETM1 domain-containing protein: MNSVDEIKSLLEKNKARFAEELEESKELIFLLKKSITTQLTDEEKDKIKEQTLDICKAIPAFTVFMLPGGALLLPLLIKLIPTILPSSFRKDNSEKFNTPEV, translated from the coding sequence ATGAATTCTGTAGATGAAATAAAGTCTTTATTAGAAAAGAATAAAGCTCGGTTTGCAGAAGAGCTTGAAGAAAGTAAAGAACTTATTTTTTTATTAAAGAAATCAATTACTACTCAGTTAACCGACGAGGAGAAGGACAAGATTAAAGAACAAACATTAGACATTTGTAAAGCTATTCCTGCTTTTACAGTTTTTATGTTACCAGGTGGAGCACTTTTATTACCTTTGCTTATTAAATTGATTCCTACAATTTTACCAAGTTCATTTAGAAAAGATAATTCAGAGAAATTTAATACCCCAGAAGTGTAA
- the aroB gene encoding 3-dehydroquinate synthase, whose protein sequence is METIQATTYPVHFNEKAYLELATLIEKKSYSSIFILVDDNTFESCYPRFIQNLQTTAPIEIIQIEPGEVHKNIETCVNIWNVMTELGADRKSLLITLGGGVITDLGGFVASTFKRGIDFVNIPTTLLSMVDASVGGKTGIDLGVLKNQIGVFANPQIVLIDPDYLYTLSAREIRSGTAEIIKYGMTHDIQLFNEIKNNPELNIIDLIHRSIEIKNEVVTADPKEKGLRKVLNWGHTIGHGIESYFLENPNKENLTHGEAIAIGMVCEAYVSNKELGFELDKVNEIKRAITTIYGNIEILEEDINPIIQLLKHDKKNEAGIVKFVLLKDYQDFVINAEASESIIRESIKYYVS, encoded by the coding sequence ATGGAAACTATTCAGGCAACTACATATCCGGTGCATTTTAACGAAAAAGCATATTTAGAATTAGCTACTTTAATAGAAAAAAAATCTTATTCCTCTATTTTTATTTTAGTAGATGATAATACCTTCGAATCTTGTTATCCGCGATTTATTCAAAATTTACAAACAACCGCACCAATTGAAATAATTCAAATTGAACCAGGAGAAGTTCATAAGAATATTGAAACTTGTGTTAATATTTGGAATGTAATGACAGAGTTAGGTGCTGATAGAAAAAGTTTACTTATAACTCTGGGTGGTGGTGTAATTACTGATTTAGGTGGTTTTGTAGCATCTACCTTTAAACGTGGAATTGACTTTGTTAATATTCCAACAACTTTACTTTCTATGGTGGACGCTTCTGTTGGCGGAAAAACTGGAATTGATTTAGGTGTTCTAAAGAATCAGATTGGAGTATTTGCGAATCCACAAATTGTATTGATTGATCCCGATTATTTATACACACTTTCTGCAAGAGAAATAAGATCTGGAACGGCAGAAATTATTAAATATGGAATGACACACGACATCCAATTATTCAATGAAATAAAAAATAATCCTGAGTTAAATATTATTGATTTAATTCATCGTTCAATAGAAATTAAGAACGAAGTCGTCACAGCAGATCCAAAAGAAAAAGGGCTACGAAAAGTATTAAATTGGGGACACACAATTGGACATGGAATTGAGTCTTATTTCCTAGAAAATCCTAATAAAGAAAACCTTACTCATGGAGAAGCAATTGCTATCGGCATGGTTTGCGAAGCTTATGTTTCAAACAAAGAGTTGGGATTTGAGTTGGATAAAGTAAATGAAATAAAACGAGCTATTACTACCATTTATGGAAATATTGAAATTTTAGAAGAAGACATTAATCCGATTATTCAATTGTTAAAACACGATAAAAAAAATGAAGCTGGTATTGTTAAATTCGTTTTATTAAAAGATTATCAAGATTTTGTTATCAATGCAGAAGCTTCTGAAAGTATAATAAGAGAAAGTATTAAATACTACGTTTCTTAA
- a CDS encoding transketolase has product MSTTQQLQDFTQQVRRDILRMVHAVNSGHPGGSLGCAEFISCLYQEIMDYSTDFDMDGRNEDMFFLSNGHISPVYYSVLSRSGFFPVEELATFRKLDSRLQGHPTTHEHLPGIRIASGSLGQGMSVAIGSAEAKKLNGDDKIVYSLHGDGELQEGQIWEAAMYASAKKVDNLISTVDVNEKQIDGTTDDVLAMGSLKAKFEAFGWDVLEVKEGNDIEAILVGLKEAKTRTGKGKPVCILLYTEMGNGVDFMMHTHAWHGKAPNDEQLASALEQNPATLGDY; this is encoded by the coding sequence ATGTCAACAACACAACAACTTCAAGACTTTACACAACAAGTTCGTCGAGATATTTTACGCATGGTACATGCCGTTAATTCTGGTCACCCAGGAGGATCATTAGGATGTGCTGAATTTATTTCTTGTTTATATCAAGAAATCATGGATTATAGCACTGATTTTGATATGGATGGTAGAAATGAAGATATGTTCTTTTTATCAAACGGACATATTTCACCTGTATATTACAGTGTGTTATCTCGCAGTGGTTTTTTCCCTGTTGAAGAATTAGCAACGTTTAGAAAGCTCGATTCTCGTTTACAAGGTCACCCAACTACTCACGAACATTTACCAGGAATTAGAATTGCTTCTGGTTCATTAGGACAAGGAATGAGTGTTGCTATTGGTTCAGCAGAAGCTAAAAAGTTAAATGGAGATGATAAAATTGTCTATTCCTTACACGGAGATGGGGAATTACAAGAAGGACAAATTTGGGAAGCAGCAATGTATGCTTCAGCAAAAAAAGTAGATAATTTAATTTCAACGGTTGATGTTAACGAAAAGCAAATTGATGGTACAACTGATGATGTATTAGCAATGGGTAGCTTAAAAGCTAAGTTTGAAGCTTTTGGTTGGGATGTATTAGAAGTTAAAGAAGGAAATGACATAGAAGCTATTTTAGTAGGCTTAAAAGAAGCGAAAACTAGAACCGGAAAAGGAAAGCCGGTTTGTATTTTATTATATACAGAAATGGGTAATGGTGTAGATTTTATGATGCACACACACGCTTGGCATGGAAAAGCTCCTAATGATGAGCAATTAGCTTCAGCTTTAGAGCAAAATCCTGCAACTTTAGGTGATTACTAA
- a CDS encoding proline dehydrogenase family protein — protein MKLFENTEVAFKLKSDSELERAYFLFRLIQSQPMVKIGTAVTNFALKAHLPVEGLIRSTVFDHFCGGVTEEDCIPSIEKMYNSGNVHSVLDYSVEGKEEEESFDNAVEKIVKIIQFSEEKNSIPFAVFKPTGFGRFALYQKIGEGKELIADEVAEWERVKARFHRVCKIAFDKDVPLLIDAEESWMQDAADDLIEELMATYNKEKAIVFNTLQMYRHDRMEYLKSLHQRAHQKGFHIGMKVVRGAYMEKERERAEEKGYPSPICKNKEATDKNYDEAILYMMEHKNMALFAGTHNEESSYLLMSLAEKYNIEKNDKRMWFGQLYGMSDHISFNLAEKGYNVAKYVPFGPVRDVMPYLIRRAEENTSVEGQTSRELNLIKTEKKRRKV, from the coding sequence ATGAAACTTTTTGAAAATACTGAAGTAGCTTTTAAGTTGAAGTCTGATTCTGAGTTAGAAAGGGCTTACTTTTTATTTCGATTAATACAAAGTCAACCAATGGTAAAAATTGGTACGGCGGTTACAAATTTTGCATTAAAGGCGCATTTACCTGTAGAAGGTTTGATTCGTTCTACTGTTTTTGATCACTTTTGTGGCGGTGTAACGGAGGAAGATTGTATTCCAAGTATCGAAAAAATGTACAATTCAGGGAATGTACATAGTGTTTTGGATTACTCTGTTGAAGGTAAGGAGGAAGAAGAAAGTTTTGATAATGCAGTTGAAAAGATTGTCAAAATTATCCAATTTTCTGAAGAGAAAAATTCTATTCCTTTTGCGGTATTTAAGCCAACTGGTTTTGGACGTTTTGCACTGTACCAAAAAATAGGAGAGGGCAAAGAGTTAATAGCAGATGAAGTCGCAGAGTGGGAAAGAGTCAAGGCACGTTTTCATAGGGTATGTAAAATAGCTTTTGATAAAGATGTTCCTCTATTAATTGATGCAGAAGAAAGTTGGATGCAAGATGCAGCTGATGATTTGATCGAAGAGTTAATGGCAACTTACAACAAAGAAAAAGCGATCGTTTTTAATACACTTCAAATGTATCGTCATGATCGTATGGAATATTTGAAATCTCTTCATCAAAGAGCACATCAAAAGGGTTTCCATATCGGAATGAAAGTTGTTCGAGGAGCATACATGGAAAAAGAACGTGAAAGAGCAGAAGAAAAGGGTTATCCTTCTCCAATTTGTAAAAATAAAGAAGCTACAGATAAGAACTACGATGAAGCGATTCTGTATATGATGGAGCATAAAAATATGGCACTATTTGCAGGAACTCACAATGAAGAAAGTTCTTACTTATTAATGAGCCTAGCAGAGAAGTATAATATTGAAAAGAACGATAAGAGAATGTGGTTTGGTCAGTTATACGGAATGAGTGATCATATAAGTTTCAATTTAGCAGAGAAAGGATATAATGTTGCTAAATATGTTCCATTTGGTCCAGTTAGAGATGTGATGCCTTATTTAATTCGAAGAGCTGAAGAAAATACTTCTGTTGAAGGGCAAACTTCGAGAGAGTTAAACCTAATTAAAACTGAAAAAAAACGTAGAAAAGTATAA
- the bshA gene encoding N-acetyl-alpha-D-glucosaminyl L-malate synthase BshA — protein MKIGIVCYPTFGGSGVVATELGMALANKGHEVHFITYNQPVRLDFISYNLHFHEVALEEYPLFQYQPYELALSTKMVEVVERYALEVLHVHYAIPHAYAAYMAKEMLADKGIRVKVVTTLHGTDITLVGSHPSYKTAVEFSINKSDEVTTVSSSLKEDTLRLFNIQKDIKVVYNFIDGKKYEMADEAECQRTAIAAPDERILIHISNFRPVKRVLDVVEVFNKVQNEIPAKLLMVGDGPERSKAEKLVEDLGITDKVLFLGNSNEVAKLLCYSDVFLLPSETESFGLAALEAMAANTVVISSNRGGLPEVNIHGETGFLADLGDVESMSSHAISILKDDTKLLEMKRKAKEHTKLFSLEKVLPQYERIYNACF, from the coding sequence ATGAAAATAGGAATTGTATGTTATCCTACGTTTGGTGGAAGTGGAGTAGTTGCTACTGAATTAGGAATGGCATTAGCGAATAAAGGTCATGAGGTTCATTTTATAACATATAATCAACCAGTACGATTAGACTTTATTTCTTACAATTTACATTTTCACGAGGTTGCTTTGGAAGAATACCCATTGTTTCAATACCAACCATATGAATTGGCACTTTCAACAAAAATGGTAGAAGTGGTTGAACGTTATGCGCTTGAAGTATTACACGTGCATTATGCAATTCCACATGCTTATGCAGCTTATATGGCTAAGGAAATGTTGGCTGATAAAGGAATTAGAGTTAAAGTCGTAACAACCTTACATGGTACTGATATTACTTTAGTAGGAAGCCATCCAAGTTATAAAACAGCAGTTGAGTTTAGTATTAATAAATCTGATGAAGTAACAACTGTTTCTTCAAGTTTAAAAGAAGATACTTTACGTCTGTTTAATATTCAAAAGGATATTAAGGTTGTTTATAATTTCATTGATGGAAAAAAATACGAAATGGCAGACGAGGCAGAATGCCAACGGACTGCCATTGCTGCTCCAGATGAACGAATTTTGATTCATATCAGTAATTTTAGACCGGTAAAACGAGTATTAGATGTTGTTGAAGTTTTTAATAAAGTTCAAAATGAAATTCCTGCAAAGTTATTAATGGTAGGAGATGGACCAGAACGTTCAAAAGCCGAGAAATTAGTGGAAGATTTAGGAATTACAGACAAGGTTTTGTTTTTAGGAAATAGTAACGAAGTTGCAAAGTTATTATGTTATTCAGATGTGTTTTTATTACCATCTGAAACAGAAAGTTTTGGACTTGCAGCTTTAGAGGCAATGGCGGCAAATACAGTTGTTATTTCATCCAATAGAGGAGGACTTCCAGAAGTTAATATTCATGGGGAAACAGGTTTTCTTGCTGATTTAGGAGATGTTGAAAGTATGTCATCACATGCAATCTCTATTCTAAAAGATGATACTAAACTTTTAGAAATGAAGAGAAAAGCAAAAGAGCATACGAAACTCTTCTCTCTAGAAAAAGTATTACCACAATATGAAAGAATATATAATGCTTGTTTTTAA
- a CDS encoding starch-binding protein gives MKKNLKNFQFILLFIFSLNVLAQDEDVLFQAFDWNVQNQPAGQTWFNVVTQNSNELSNAGFDMIWLPPVSDSGAPQGYLPRELYNFDSAYGTEVQLRNLINTYHSAGVKVIGDIVINHRVGTADAVTFTNPAWPTTFITADDEGRNFVNFPVQFSINNDYFPGTALKADGSNGTYGPARDLDHYNPAVRQEIKNWMNFLKNDLGFDGWRYDFVHGYDPIFNKEYNDATNPYFAVGELLESSRVQTNNWVNFTQQSSSAFDFNTKVTLQNAFRDNNLSYLRDGGGNPSGMIGINPAKSVTFLDNHDTGAAQQCCGPGYVFPGGETNLRKGYAYILTHPGNPMVFWTHYFDTGIGVRNAIKDLIAIRKDTRIFAGSSINIVEARNDLYAAYIDGRNGTIAMKLGSGNWAPNGTGWILRTSGTDYAVWTQGGTPPPPPTQVDPFTVNFKKPNSWNNNVNVYLFDASSNAIIPGTAAWPGQSMTNIAGTPWYSFQVSPPQGVAAENIRVIFNDGSNQTDDLSRSTDGWYDNGTWTNNCPLDCTSTPPPPPTGNVTYQFKKPSNWSSNINVYFFDASSNSTISGTQGWPGQTMSNISGTPWYAYTLNVPSGTSPDNIRVIFNDGSNQTDDLARGTDGWYDKGTWTSNCSSDCTNTPPPPTNTVTINFLRTSSWGNTVNAYLFNRASNTTLSGTPGWPGQQMNNETNWSNYTFTVPSGVSSNNIGVVFNNGNGQQTVDLTRGTDGWFRITGTSNGKSTGVWTDNCSTNCTSSRSSANSKTELSILDNVSIAPNPIRNKSNLYISTSRNGTLKVSISNILGQTKVIFNSEKQKGNHRIELSNSDFGAKGIYIINTTLNDAPISKPIKIIKQ, from the coding sequence ATGAAAAAAAACCTAAAAAACTTTCAATTTATTTTGCTATTCATTTTTTCCCTGAATGTTTTAGCGCAAGATGAAGATGTACTCTTCCAAGCTTTTGATTGGAATGTGCAAAATCAACCAGCTGGTCAAACATGGTTCAACGTTGTTACACAAAACAGTAATGAGCTTAGCAATGCCGGTTTTGATATGATTTGGCTCCCACCTGTCAGTGATTCTGGAGCTCCTCAAGGATATCTACCACGAGAATTGTACAACTTTGATAGTGCTTACGGTACGGAGGTGCAACTACGTAACTTAATTAATACTTATCATAGCGCTGGCGTAAAAGTTATCGGAGATATTGTTATTAATCACCGTGTTGGAACTGCGGACGCTGTTACTTTTACCAACCCGGCATGGCCAACTACTTTCATTACGGCAGATGACGAAGGTAGAAACTTTGTCAATTTCCCAGTGCAATTTAGTATAAATAATGATTATTTCCCTGGTACTGCACTGAAAGCTGATGGCTCTAACGGAACCTATGGACCTGCAAGAGACTTAGATCATTATAATCCTGCAGTTCGTCAAGAAATCAAAAACTGGATGAATTTCCTTAAAAACGACCTTGGATTTGATGGTTGGAGATATGACTTTGTACATGGTTATGATCCAATATTCAATAAGGAATATAATGATGCTACAAATCCATACTTCGCAGTAGGAGAATTACTAGAGAGTAGTAGAGTTCAAACGAATAATTGGGTTAATTTTACGCAACAATCTTCTTCTGCTTTTGATTTCAATACAAAAGTTACATTACAAAATGCTTTTCGAGATAATAACCTTTCTTATTTAAGAGATGGTGGTGGGAACCCTTCGGGTATGATTGGTATCAACCCAGCAAAATCTGTTACTTTTTTAGATAATCATGATACTGGAGCTGCACAGCAATGTTGTGGACCAGGTTATGTTTTTCCAGGTGGAGAAACAAACTTACGCAAAGGATACGCTTATATTTTAACACATCCAGGAAATCCAATGGTATTTTGGACTCATTACTTTGATACTGGGATAGGAGTTAGAAACGCTATTAAAGATTTAATAGCAATTAGAAAAGACACAAGGATATTTGCAGGATCATCTATTAACATTGTGGAAGCCCGCAATGATTTATACGCAGCTTATATAGACGGAAGAAATGGGACTATTGCTATGAAATTAGGTAGTGGAAACTGGGCTCCAAACGGAACTGGATGGATATTAAGAACATCTGGAACGGATTATGCAGTTTGGACTCAAGGCGGAACTCCTCCTCCTCCTCCAACACAAGTTGATCCTTTTACGGTAAACTTCAAAAAACCAAACTCTTGGAATAATAATGTGAATGTATATTTATTTGATGCATCTAGCAATGCAATCATTCCAGGAACAGCTGCTTGGCCTGGACAATCTATGACCAATATTGCTGGAACTCCATGGTACTCATTCCAAGTTAGTCCTCCTCAAGGTGTTGCCGCTGAAAATATTCGAGTAATTTTTAATGATGGAAGTAACCAAACAGATGATTTAAGTCGAAGTACAGATGGTTGGTATGATAATGGAACTTGGACAAATAATTGTCCTCTTGATTGCACTAGTACTCCTCCGCCGCCGCCTACAGGAAATGTTACTTATCAATTTAAAAAACCAAGTAACTGGAGCTCTAATATAAATGTTTATTTCTTCGATGCTTCTAGCAACTCTACAATTTCTGGAACTCAGGGATGGCCGGGCCAGACTATGTCAAATATTTCTGGAACACCTTGGTACGCATATACTTTAAATGTTCCTTCAGGTACTTCTCCAGATAATATAAGAGTAATATTTAATGATGGATCCAATCAAACAGATGATTTAGCAAGAGGAACTGATGGTTGGTACGATAAGGGAACTTGGACAAGTAATTGCTCTTCTGACTGTACCAATACACCTCCTCCTCCAACGAATACAGTTACAATAAACTTTTTAAGAACTTCTTCTTGGGGAAATACAGTGAACGCATATTTATTTAATAGAGCTTCAAATACAACTCTTTCTGGTACTCCAGGATGGCCTGGCCAACAAATGAATAACGAAACAAACTGGTCTAATTATACATTTACTGTTCCTAGTGGAGTTTCGTCAAATAATATTGGTGTTGTTTTTAATAATGGAAATGGACAACAAACAGTTGATTTAACAAGAGGAACTGATGGTTGGTTTAGAATTACTGGAACTAGCAATGGAAAATCGACTGGTGTATGGACAGATAATTGCTCTACAAACTGTACTTCTTCAAGAAGTTCAGCAAATTCAAAAACCGAATTATCTATTTTAGACAATGTTTCGATTGCTCCAAACCCTATTAGAAATAAATCAAATCTTTATATTTCTACTAGTCGAAACGGAACTTTAAAAGTGAGTATTTCTAACATACTCGGACAAACTAAAGTTATTTTTAATAGTGAAAAACAAAAAGGAAATCATAGAATTGAATTATCCAATTCAGATTTTGGTGCTAAAGGTATTTACATCATTAATACAACATTAAATGATGCTCCAATATCGAAGCCTATAAAAATTATTAAACAGTAA
- the glyA gene encoding serine hydroxymethyltransferase has translation MQKDHQIFDLIRDEKERQLNGLELIASENFVSEQVMEAQGSILTNKYAEGYPGKRYYGGCEIVDVVEQIAIDRAKELFGAEYVNVQPHSGSQANTAVFAACLKPGDTILGFDLAHGGHLTHGSPVNFSGKLYNPVFYGVNKETGLIDYDQLKEQAQKHKPKMIIAGASAYSRDMDFKLIREVADSVGAILLADISHPSGLIAKGILNDPLPHCHIVTTTTHKTLRGPRGGMIMIGKDFENPFGLKLKSGKLKKMSTLLNGAVFPGNQGGPLEHVIAAKAVAFGEALTDEFLEYQIQVRANAQAMAAAFVKRGYDIISGGTDNHMMLIDLRNKNITGKDAEIALGKAEITVNKNMVPFDTESPFVTSGIRIGTPAITTRGLVEEDMEAVVNLIDEAIQNAENEEKLHGIGEKVYDLMHQRRLFVM, from the coding sequence ATGCAAAAAGATCATCAAATTTTTGATTTAATTAGAGATGAAAAAGAACGACAACTTAATGGATTAGAGTTGATTGCCTCAGAAAATTTTGTTAGTGAGCAAGTAATGGAAGCTCAGGGTTCTATTTTAACTAATAAATATGCAGAAGGATATCCTGGTAAGCGTTATTATGGAGGATGTGAGATTGTAGATGTAGTTGAACAAATCGCAATTGATAGAGCTAAAGAATTGTTTGGAGCAGAATATGTAAACGTACAACCTCATTCTGGAAGTCAAGCGAATACTGCTGTTTTTGCCGCTTGCCTAAAACCAGGTGATACAATTTTAGGTTTTGATTTAGCACACGGTGGACATTTAACGCATGGTTCACCAGTAAACTTCTCAGGTAAATTATATAATCCTGTATTTTACGGTGTTAATAAAGAAACTGGATTAATAGATTATGATCAGTTAAAAGAACAAGCTCAAAAGCATAAACCAAAAATGATTATTGCTGGAGCATCTGCTTATTCAAGAGATATGGATTTTAAACTTATCCGTGAAGTAGCGGATAGTGTTGGAGCTATCTTATTAGCAGACATTTCTCATCCATCAGGTTTAATCGCGAAAGGTATTTTAAATGATCCATTACCACATTGTCATATCGTGACAACAACTACTCACAAGACATTGAGAGGTCCTCGAGGTGGTATGATTATGATTGGGAAAGACTTTGAAAATCCATTTGGACTAAAGTTAAAGAGTGGAAAATTAAAGAAAATGTCTACCTTATTAAACGGAGCGGTTTTTCCTGGAAACCAAGGTGGACCGTTAGAACATGTTATTGCTGCTAAAGCAGTAGCTTTTGGAGAAGCGCTAACAGATGAATTCTTAGAGTATCAAATTCAAGTAAGAGCAAATGCTCAAGCGATGGCAGCGGCTTTTGTAAAAAGAGGATACGATATTATTTCAGGAGGAACAGATAACCATATGATGTTAATAGACCTGAGGAATAAAAATATAACAGGCAAAGATGCTGAAATTGCTTTAGGTAAGGCTGAAATTACGGTTAATAAAAATATGGTGCCGTTTGATACAGAATCTCCATTTGTAACCTCGGGTATTAGAATAGGTACTCCTGCTATCACTACAAGAGGTTTGGTAGAAGAAGATATGGAAGCTGTTGTTAATTTAATTGACGAAGCAATTCAAAATGCTGAAAATGAAGAAAAATTACATGGAATTGGAGAAAAGGTGTATGACTTAATGCACCAAAGAAGACTATTTGTAATGTAA